A single region of the Desulfobulbaceae bacterium genome encodes:
- a CDS encoding leucyl/phenylalanyl-tRNA--protein transferase has translation MPVFQLSDTLYFPPPELAREDGLLAIGGDLSPQRLLLAYQMGIFPWYAEGDPILWWAPTPRLILIPQQFHRSRSLNRQMNKGIFEFSMDFAFDEVIYSCAKARSDQRQGTWINKDMIEAYCQLHQLGYAHSVECWRDGALAGGLYGISLGGMFFGESMFSKTPNSSKAALAILCHHLAAWGFDCIDCQMRTEHLISIGAKEIGGREFFTLLQKSILRPDHHGKWQIKRNGSG, from the coding sequence ATGCCCGTCTTTCAACTCTCCGACACCCTCTACTTTCCCCCTCCGGAACTGGCGCGAGAAGACGGGCTGCTCGCCATTGGCGGCGACCTCTCGCCACAGCGACTCCTTCTTGCCTATCAGATGGGCATCTTCCCCTGGTACGCTGAAGGTGACCCCATCCTCTGGTGGGCGCCGACTCCACGTCTGATTCTTATCCCCCAGCAGTTCCATCGTTCCCGTAGTCTCAACCGGCAGATGAACAAGGGAATTTTCGAATTTTCGATGGATTTCGCCTTCGATGAAGTAATCTATTCTTGCGCCAAGGCACGTTCAGATCAGCGCCAAGGCACGTGGATAAACAAAGACATGATCGAAGCATATTGCCAGCTCCACCAACTGGGCTATGCACACTCGGTGGAATGCTGGCGTGACGGGGCTCTTGCCGGAGGCCTCTATGGGATTTCGCTTGGGGGCATGTTTTTTGGCGAATCGATGTTCAGCAAAACTCCCAACAGCTCCAAGGCCGCCTTGGCGATTCTGTGCCACCACCTGGCAGCCTGGGGATTTGATTGCATTGACTGCCAGATGAGAACTGAACACCTCATCTCTATTGGCGCTAAGGAGATTGGCGGACGAGAGTTTTTCACTCTGCTCCAAAAATCAATTCTCCGACCTGACCACCACGGAAAATGGCAGATTAAACGTAACGGCTCAGGTTAA
- a CDS encoding FAD:protein FMN transferase, with translation MLPMRNIMKKLTKDSLSCDRTRRSFIKLCGLLGAGAAAVAVLPSERAEALLFGKREYKVSDTRLMMGSFLSITAIHSSRDQAEHAIGLAFDEIKRLSAIFSRHDVGTPVAQLNTTGKLVNAPAELLDVVTRSLQYHQLTNGSFDITTQPVVDLFKQRFAAGLTPSDTEITDLVSRVGSKHLRMDNGSITLDREGMGITLDGIAPGYICDRVSTLLSQLGVTNHLINASGDIRTSGTSLKGKPWTVAIQDPNHQKAYPGVITMSNGAISTSGNYEIYYDQEKMFHHIITPTTGRSPILTTSVTTTAATLMDADALATGLMVLAPEESVHLLGNQPQFQCFIIGRDNKTTHSPGWATSLA, from the coding sequence ATGCTACCCATGAGGAATATCATGAAGAAGCTGACAAAAGACTCTCTCTCCTGTGACCGCACCCGTCGGTCCTTTATCAAACTGTGCGGCCTGCTCGGCGCTGGCGCTGCTGCCGTGGCTGTGCTGCCCTCAGAACGAGCCGAGGCCCTGCTCTTTGGCAAGCGTGAGTATAAAGTCTCCGACACCAGGCTGATGATGGGCTCTTTTCTGTCGATTACCGCCATTCACAGCTCACGGGATCAAGCTGAACACGCCATCGGTCTGGCATTCGACGAGATTAAACGCTTAAGCGCGATCTTCAGCCGCCATGACGTCGGAACCCCGGTGGCCCAGCTCAATACCACCGGAAAACTAGTCAACGCCCCCGCTGAATTATTGGATGTGGTCACCCGTTCACTGCAATATCACCAGCTGACTAACGGCTCTTTCGATATCACCACTCAGCCGGTTGTCGATCTGTTCAAACAGAGATTTGCCGCAGGACTCACCCCAAGTGATACGGAAATCACCGACCTCGTATCCCGAGTCGGCTCCAAGCATCTCCGGATGGATAATGGTTCAATTACCCTGGACAGAGAGGGCATGGGCATTACTTTGGACGGCATCGCTCCCGGATATATCTGCGACCGCGTATCCACTTTGCTCAGCCAACTCGGGGTTACCAATCACCTCATTAATGCCAGCGGCGACATTCGCACATCCGGGACATCGCTTAAGGGGAAGCCGTGGACAGTCGCAATCCAGGACCCAAACCATCAAAAGGCCTACCCAGGAGTGATAACCATGAGTAACGGGGCCATCTCCACTTCCGGCAACTACGAAATTTACTACGACCAAGAAAAGATGTTCCATCACATCATTACCCCTACTACCGGTCGTTCACCGATACTGACCACCAGCGTCACAACCACCGCCGCCACCCTTATGGATGCCGATGCCCTGGCTACCGGACTCATGGTCCTGGCTCCTGAAGAGAGTGTCCACCTACTCGGCAACCAACCCCAGTTTCAATGCTTCATCATCGGCCGAGATAACAAGACGACTCACTCCCCTGGCTGGGCAACCTCGCTCGCCTAA
- a CDS encoding Fe-S cluster domain-containing protein: MDPVLIKLALGGIALLGCIGLFFGIGLALAAHKFAVEINPLVHEVLESLAGAQCGGCGYPGCEGYAIAVVNDPEVPPNLCYPGKEKVAERVATLTGKKITAIDDVIAVVHCSRKEGRVSHKHEYIGFASCTAASLSFGGPSACNYSCIGLGECAASCPFDAITMVESFPLVNPDKCVGCGTCVRSCPKKIIELMTLKARVYMPCSTKDLGKDVRKVCEVGCISCQMCVKKCPAEAISYQNSLIKIDHPKCIAYGPECQEICVEKCPRKIMRRYDGRKVIARQAEGLRMAS; encoded by the coding sequence ATGGATCCTGTATTAATCAAGCTCGCCCTAGGCGGTATCGCTCTTCTCGGTTGCATCGGCCTATTTTTCGGGATCGGCCTGGCGCTTGCCGCCCATAAATTTGCCGTTGAAATCAACCCCCTGGTTCATGAGGTGTTAGAATCCCTGGCCGGCGCTCAATGCGGCGGCTGCGGCTATCCAGGCTGCGAAGGATACGCCATTGCCGTGGTCAATGACCCTGAAGTGCCACCCAATCTCTGCTATCCGGGTAAAGAAAAAGTCGCCGAACGGGTCGCCACCCTCACCGGCAAGAAAATCACGGCCATTGATGACGTAATTGCTGTGGTCCATTGTTCCCGCAAGGAAGGACGAGTCAGCCACAAGCATGAGTACATCGGTTTCGCCTCTTGCACGGCCGCAAGCTTAAGCTTCGGCGGACCGTCAGCATGCAATTACTCGTGCATCGGCCTGGGCGAGTGTGCTGCAAGTTGCCCCTTTGACGCCATCACCATGGTTGAGAGTTTCCCCTTAGTCAATCCCGACAAGTGTGTCGGTTGCGGTACCTGCGTCAGATCCTGCCCCAAAAAGATTATTGAATTGATGACACTCAAAGCCAGGGTCTATATGCCCTGCAGCACTAAGGATTTGGGCAAGGATGTCCGTAAGGTGTGCGAGGTCGGCTGCATCTCCTGCCAGATGTGCGTTAAAAAATGCCCGGCAGAGGCAATTTCCTACCAGAACAGCCTGATCAAAATCGATCACCCCAAATGCATCGCCTATGGCCCTGAGTGTCAGGAAATCTGTGTAGAAAAATGTCCACGCAAGATCATGCGCAGATATGATGGCCGAAAAGTCATCGCCCGTCAGGCCGAAGGTTTGCGGATGGCATCATAA
- a CDS encoding NADH-quinone reductase, with protein sequence MNIRASFQHLILAGILFLLAPIICQAEGLIIDKSFGGESEIIVTFASPVDKSFIEDTSNYRVYEEKDPDIRLELTSVLLDTDNKTATLTFKQPLNTTLPHIITLSSPTQPGIGETFRLAKPYLGYLLSILISSLLINNFVFTKYLGLCVFFGTSKRKDTAKGMGITFTIVIVVSAVMSWFFYQYIMKPYDLNFLQIVIFIGLVSLTVQAVDTVLRKVNPALFNAFGVYLVLVIANCVIIAVPLILADNEYNFFESLMLSLGAGGGFLLALYLMSSVRERMELANIPPTFKGVPIAFIVAGQFALAFLGFSGLSLF encoded by the coding sequence ATGAACATACGAGCTTCTTTTCAGCACCTCATTCTTGCTGGCATACTCTTTCTGCTGGCGCCGATTATCTGCCAGGCAGAAGGACTTATCATTGACAAAAGTTTCGGGGGAGAGAGCGAGATTATCGTCACCTTTGCCTCCCCTGTAGACAAGTCATTTATTGAGGACACGAGTAACTACCGCGTCTACGAAGAAAAGGATCCCGATATCCGTCTGGAACTGACATCTGTCCTCCTGGACACAGACAACAAGACCGCCACCCTGACTTTCAAACAGCCTTTAAACACCACTCTGCCGCATATTATTACGCTTAGTAGCCCCACACAGCCAGGCATTGGTGAAACATTCCGCCTGGCTAAACCATATTTAGGATATCTGCTCTCCATCCTGATCAGCTCCCTCTTAATCAACAACTTCGTATTCACCAAATATCTTGGCCTCTGCGTCTTTTTCGGCACTTCAAAACGCAAAGACACCGCCAAAGGGATGGGCATCACCTTCACCATCGTCATCGTGGTTAGCGCCGTAATGAGCTGGTTCTTCTACCAGTACATTATGAAACCCTACGATCTGAACTTCCTGCAGATCGTCATCTTCATCGGTTTGGTCTCCCTCACCGTTCAGGCGGTGGACACGGTCCTTCGCAAGGTAAATCCGGCCCTGTTCAACGCCTTTGGCGTCTATCTGGTCCTCGTTATCGCCAACTGCGTCATCATTGCCGTGCCACTGATTCTGGCAGACAACGAATACAATTTTTTTGAGTCCCTGATGCTCTCGCTGGGAGCAGGTGGCGGATTTCTCCTGGCCCTGTATCTGATGAGTTCGGTGCGGGAGCGGATGGAACTCGCTAATATCCCGCCGACCTTCAAAGGCGTGCCCATCGCCTTCATCGTGGCCGGGCAATTTGCCTTGGCCTTCCTCGGCTTCTCCGGGCTCTCTCTCTTTTAG
- the rsxE gene encoding electron transport complex subunit RsxE has protein sequence MATEKTNLQLVINGILNENPIFRLVLSMCPAVGISTTVMNGFMLGIAVLFVQVFSSCTIALFKNKIHPRTRIPTYPLTTPTWVTVIDMVLAAYLPEAYAQMGIFIKLIVAFAIITMRLEMFACKESVNASFWDGMGMGLGFMVGMMALGFVRELLGLGTILGHDVLGFKPLLFFVLPFAGFFCVGLMMAFFNYIELVYKRAKQA, from the coding sequence GTGGCAACCGAAAAAACTAATCTGCAATTGGTGATCAATGGGATACTGAACGAAAACCCGATCTTCCGCCTGGTCCTGTCCATGTGTCCTGCGGTCGGTATCAGCACTACGGTAATGAACGGGTTCATGCTGGGCATCGCCGTGCTCTTTGTTCAGGTATTCTCCAGCTGTACCATCGCGCTGTTCAAGAACAAAATTCATCCACGGACTCGCATCCCGACCTACCCCCTGACCACTCCCACCTGGGTTACAGTCATTGACATGGTGCTTGCGGCTTACCTCCCCGAGGCCTATGCCCAAATGGGGATCTTCATCAAACTGATCGTGGCCTTCGCCATCATTACCATGCGCCTTGAGATGTTTGCCTGCAAAGAGAGTGTTAACGCCTCATTCTGGGACGGCATGGGCATGGGTTTAGGTTTCATGGTAGGGATGATGGCCCTTGGCTTTGTCCGTGAACTCCTAGGGCTTGGCACAATCCTCGGCCATGATGTCTTAGGATTTAAGCCCCTGTTATTCTTTGTCCTTCCCTTTGCCGGGTTCTTCTGCGTCGGCCTGATGATGGCCTTTTTCAATTACATTGAACTGGTTTACAAACGAGCAAAACAGGCCTAA
- a CDS encoding FMN-binding protein yields the protein MKDIFTIILRLTISCLLAGVVMGITFIFTHNAKKHNAHQREQKVSQSLLGYSANNPPPATMAMHEIYRYIVATNATQNMGYLLQGSSDQEGFIFIVIDLDGKFVSQTQVTLATDKAAEEDARTQAIATALGPGTGLRFADQTIVVTNDGKRTAYLLPGKFPGFKTFIGVMLALDQNFTIIGLEVLEHEEDPGLGAEIVQKYFKDQFKGKTIDTVKTLKVTKTPLPEDYRIALDADGQMGVDELAAIKAKYQDKDIYTLTGATISSNSVTSGVKGMIQKFAYRLDILDRVLNEQHIVVPF from the coding sequence ATGAAAGACATTTTCACCATCATTCTGCGGTTGACAATATCCTGCCTGCTGGCCGGCGTCGTCATGGGCATCACCTTCATTTTCACCCACAATGCAAAAAAGCACAACGCCCACCAGCGGGAACAGAAAGTCTCACAAAGCCTGCTCGGTTACTCGGCCAACAATCCACCGCCAGCGACCATGGCCATGCACGAAATCTACCGTTATATTGTCGCCACCAATGCCACCCAGAACATGGGATATCTCCTGCAAGGCTCAAGCGACCAAGAGGGGTTTATCTTCATTGTTATTGATCTTGACGGTAAGTTTGTGAGCCAGACTCAAGTTACCCTGGCCACCGACAAAGCAGCCGAAGAGGATGCACGCACCCAGGCTATTGCCACAGCCCTTGGCCCAGGCACCGGCCTGCGCTTCGCCGACCAGACCATCGTCGTCACCAATGACGGCAAACGAACAGCCTACCTGCTGCCAGGAAAATTCCCCGGCTTCAAAACCTTTATCGGGGTCATGCTGGCCCTTGACCAGAACTTTACCATTATTGGCCTGGAAGTTTTGGAGCACGAGGAAGACCCAGGATTAGGCGCTGAAATTGTTCAAAAATATTTCAAAGACCAGTTCAAGGGCAAGACTATCGACACAGTTAAAACCCTTAAAGTGACCAAGACCCCGTTACCCGAAGACTATCGAATAGCATTGGACGCTGATGGCCAAATGGGCGTTGACGAGTTGGCCGCTATTAAAGCCAAGTACCAGGATAAGGACATTTACACCCTGACCGGCGCCACCATCTCCAGTAACTCGGTCACCAGCGGGGTCAAAGGAATGATCCAGAAATTCGCGTACCGCCTGGATATACTTGACCGGGTACTGAATGAGCAGCATATCGTTGTCCCCTTTTGA
- a CDS encoding RnfABCDGE type electron transport complex subunit D, protein MPASTQRLLKVSVSPHVRSRESVERIMWTVVACLVPPLILSVFIFGIQTLIITAVSVISCVTVEALSQKALGRRITIHDGSAVITGILIAFVIPPGVSYLMPVLGAVMAIYIGKHLLGGIGFNIFNPALLARAFLLATFPVAMTSAWLPPLKDMAIFSYLATPIDAVVTATPLAVLKTQGLAAFTEHFGAIPNLYTTFFLGWRPGCIGETSGLLIVLGGLYLLYRGYITWHIPVSVLTTIALGTWCFGGETLFSGDPLLAILSGGALLGAFFMANDYVTCPVNRTAQLVYGVGIGLFTVLIRLKGGYPEGICYAILLMNPVSSVLDSWFKPKRFAPPLGGGQ, encoded by the coding sequence ATTCCCGCTTCAACACAGCGATTGTTGAAAGTATCGGTCTCCCCCCATGTGCGGAGCCGGGAGTCGGTGGAACGAATCATGTGGACCGTGGTGGCCTGCCTGGTGCCGCCGCTCATCTTGTCGGTCTTTATCTTCGGGATCCAAACCCTGATCATCACCGCCGTCAGCGTAATCAGCTGCGTCACGGTGGAAGCCCTCAGCCAGAAGGCCCTGGGTCGACGGATAACCATCCATGACGGCAGCGCTGTCATCACCGGCATACTGATCGCTTTTGTCATTCCGCCAGGAGTTTCATACCTGATGCCGGTCCTTGGCGCAGTGATGGCCATCTATATTGGCAAGCATCTACTTGGCGGCATCGGCTTCAACATCTTCAATCCGGCGCTCCTGGCCCGAGCCTTCCTGCTGGCGACCTTTCCGGTGGCCATGACCTCAGCGTGGCTGCCGCCCCTGAAAGATATGGCAATCTTCTCCTACCTCGCCACCCCCATAGATGCGGTAGTCACAGCTACCCCACTCGCAGTTCTTAAGACGCAAGGCCTTGCCGCCTTCACTGAACACTTCGGCGCCATACCCAATCTCTACACCACCTTTTTCCTTGGGTGGCGTCCGGGCTGCATCGGTGAGACATCAGGCCTTCTCATCGTCCTTGGCGGCCTCTATCTCCTCTACCGAGGCTATATCACCTGGCATATCCCGGTATCGGTCCTGACCACCATCGCCTTAGGCACCTGGTGTTTCGGGGGAGAAACTCTATTCTCCGGAGACCCTTTGCTGGCCATCCTCTCCGGCGGAGCGCTGCTGGGGGCTTTTTTCATGGCCAATGACTATGTCACCTGCCCCGTCAACAGAACCGCCCAGCTTGTCTATGGCGTGGGCATCGGACTCTTTACTGTCCTCATCCGTTTGAAAGGCGGCTATCCCGAGGGAATTTGCTACGCCATCCTGCTGATGAACCCGGTAAGTTCCGTCCTTGACAGCTGGTTCAAACCCAAACGGTTCGCTCCGCCACTGGGAGGGGGTCAATGA